The DNA segment GGTGACGGACGGCGCGCAGCGGAATGTACGGCTCCGCGACCTGCCCCATGGTGATGGCGGTCTGGACGCGGGAGTCGATCCCCTCCTTCTCCAGGAAGTCCTGGAGGGCGAGGCAGTTCATGACCGTACCGAGCATGCCCATGTAGTCGGAGCGGGCCCGGTCCATGCCGCGCTGCTGGAGCTCGGCGCCGCGGAAGAAGTTACCGCCGCCGATGACGACCGCGATCTCGGCGCCGTCACGGACGACCGCCGCGATCTCGCGGGCGATGGCGTGTACGACGTCGGGGTCGACGCCGAGGCCGCCGCCGCCGGCGAACGCCTCACCCGACAGCTTCAGCATGAAGCGGCCGTGCCTCTTGACGTCGCCGGTACTGCCGTCGTCGGGACTGTCGGCGTTTTTGTCGGCCTGTTCCATGGAGATCTCCTCGTGCGCATACGAAGAAGGCCATTGCCGGGGGTCCTTGCGGTTCCCTGTGCGGCAATGGCCTCCTCGTCAGATCTGCGGCCGTCCGGCGCGGACCCGGGCGGCTGCGTCAGACCCTATCGGGGTCTTCGGTGGATCGCGTACAGACTCAGATGCCGACCTTGATGCGCGAGAAGCGCTTCAGGGTGACACCGGCCTCGTCCAGAACCTTCTGGACGGACTTCTTGTTGTCCAGGGCGTACGGCTGGCCCAGGAGGGTGGCGTCCTTGAAGAAGCCGTTGACCCGGCCCTCGACGATCTTCGGGAGCGCGGCCTCGGGCTTGCCCTCGGCGCGCGTGGTCTCCTCGGCGACGCGGCGCTCGGCCTCCACGACCTCGGCCGGGACGTCCTCGCGGTCCAGGTACTTCGGCGCGAAGGCGGCGATGTGCTGCGCGATACCGCGGGCGAGCTCGGCGTCGGCCTTGTCCAGCTCGACCAGGACACCGATCTGCGGGGGCAGGTCGGGCATGGTGCGGTGCATGTACGAGGTCACGTAGCCGCCCGAGAACTGGGCGAAGCGGTCCAGGACGATCTTCTCGCCGAGGTTCGCGTTGGCCTCGTCCACGTACGCCTGGACGGTCTTGCCGGCCTCGATCTCGGACGCGAGGAGCGTCGCGATGTCGGCCGGGGAGGTCGCGGCGACGTGCGCGGCGAGCGCGTTGGCGACAGCCTGGAACTTGTCACCCTTGGCGACGAAGTCCGTCTCGCACTTCAGCTCGACCAGAACACCGGAGGTGTTGTCGTCGGCGATGAGGGAGACGACGGCGCCGTTCTCGGCGGAGCGGCCCTCGCGCTTGGCGACGCCCTTCTGGCCCTTGATACGGAGCGCCTCGACGGCCTTGTCGACACTGCCGTCGGCCTCGTCGAGCGCCTTCTTGCAGTCCATCATGCCGGCGCCGGTGAGCTCGCGGAGCTTCTTGACGTCAGCGGCGGTGTAGTTCGCCATGATCGTGAAATTCTCTCTCGAAGTCTGAAAGATCTTACGGGTGAACGGCGGAGGCCCGGAGGCCTCCGCCGTCAACAACCGAACCGGTGAGGGTCAGGCCTGCTCGGCGTCCGCGGCCGGGGCGGCGGGCGCCTCGGCGGCAGGGGCCTCGGCAGCGGGCGCCTCGGCGGCCGGAGTCTCGGCAGCGGCCTCGGCGTCCGCGACCTTCTCGGTCTCGGCAGAGGTCTGGACGACCTCGGCGCCGTCCTTCTTCTCACCGTCGAGCAGGTCACGCTCCCACTCGGCGAGCGGCTCGGAGGCAGCCTTCTCGCCCGGCTTCTGGTCGCCGGTCGCAGCGCCGGAGCGGGCGATGAGGCCCTCGGCGACGGCGTCGGCGATCACGCGGGTGAGCAGGGTGACGGAGCGGATCGCGTCGTCGTTGCCCGGGATCTTGTAGTCGACCTCGTCGGGGTCGCAGTTGGTGTCGAGGATCGCGACGACCGGGATGTGGAGCTTGCGCGCCTCACCGACGGCGATGTGCTCCTTCTTGGTGTCGACGATCCAGACGGCGCTGGGCACCTTCTGCATCTCGCGGATACCACCGAGGGTCTTCTCCAGCTTGGCCTTCTCGCGCGAGAGGACCAGGAGCTCCTTCTTGGTGAGGCCGGAGGCGGCCACGTCCTCGAAGTCGATCTGCTCAAGCTCCTTCAGACGCTGAAGGCGCTTGTAGACGGTGGAGAAGTTGGTCAGCATGCCGCCGAGCCAACGCTGGTTGACGTAGGGCATGCCCACGCGCGTCGCCTGCTCGGCGATCGCTTCCTGGGCCTGCTTCTTGGTACCCACGAACATGATGGAGCCGCCGTGGGCGACGGTCTCCTTGACGAACTCGTAGGCGCGGTCGATGTACGACAGCGACTGGAGCAGGTCGATGATGTAGATGCCGTTGCGCTCCGTGAAGATGAAGCGCTTCATCTTCGGGTTCCAACGACGGGTCTGGTGACCGAAGTGGACGCCGCTCTCCAGCAGCTCCCGCATCGTGACGACGGCCATGGCCGTACTCCTTGATGTACTCGGTTGTCGCGACCGCAGGATTGCTGTCGCGCCTGACGCCCACACGCGCCGTGCCACAAGGGACCGAGAGGCGCGTCCATCGACCGCTGATGGGGTGATGGGGGGCGTGCGAAGTCGACCCGGTGACCCGGATCGCCACCAGAAGTGTACGGGACCCGGTGGGTGCCGGGTGACGGCGATGTCCACAACCGGCTGGTAGTCCACA comes from the Streptomyces sp. NBC_01471 genome and includes:
- the pyrH gene encoding UMP kinase gives rise to the protein MEQADKNADSPDDGSTGDVKRHGRFMLKLSGEAFAGGGGLGVDPDVVHAIAREIAAVVRDGAEIAVVIGGGNFFRGAELQQRGMDRARSDYMGMLGTVMNCLALQDFLEKEGIDSRVQTAITMGQVAEPYIPLRAVRHLEKGRVVIFGAGMGMPYFSTDTTAAQRALEIDAEALLMGKNGVDGVYDSDPKKNPDAVKYDALEYSEVLNRNLKVADATAITLCRDNSLPILVFELLASGNIARAVKGEKIGTLVNDQGTRA
- the rpsB gene encoding 30S ribosomal protein S2 — translated: MAVVTMRELLESGVHFGHQTRRWNPKMKRFIFTERNGIYIIDLLQSLSYIDRAYEFVKETVAHGGSIMFVGTKKQAQEAIAEQATRVGMPYVNQRWLGGMLTNFSTVYKRLQRLKELEQIDFEDVAASGLTKKELLVLSREKAKLEKTLGGIREMQKVPSAVWIVDTKKEHIAVGEARKLHIPVVAILDTNCDPDEVDYKIPGNDDAIRSVTLLTRVIADAVAEGLIARSGAATGDQKPGEKAASEPLAEWERDLLDGEKKDGAEVVQTSAETEKVADAEAAAETPAAEAPAAEAPAAEAPAAPAADAEQA
- the tsf gene encoding translation elongation factor Ts, whose product is MANYTAADVKKLRELTGAGMMDCKKALDEADGSVDKAVEALRIKGQKGVAKREGRSAENGAVVSLIADDNTSGVLVELKCETDFVAKGDKFQAVANALAAHVAATSPADIATLLASEIEAGKTVQAYVDEANANLGEKIVLDRFAQFSGGYVTSYMHRTMPDLPPQIGVLVELDKADAELARGIAQHIAAFAPKYLDREDVPAEVVEAERRVAEETTRAEGKPEAALPKIVEGRVNGFFKDATLLGQPYALDNKKSVQKVLDEAGVTLKRFSRIKVGI